In the Candidatus Rokuibacteriota bacterium genome, one interval contains:
- a CDS encoding RidA family protein, producing MAKLVQPVNPPSLAKPAGYSHGIEVQGGKTLYVAGQVALDKDGKLVGPGDIVAQFRQICQNLKAVLLARAGQLNDVVKLTIFVLDKSAYKARAKEIGPVYREFFGRHYPAMTFLEVKGLYDDDQGCLIEIEAVAVVD from the coding sequence ATGGCCAAGCTCGTGCAGCCCGTCAACCCGCCCAGCCTCGCCAAGCCCGCCGGCTACTCCCACGGGATCGAAGTCCAGGGCGGCAAGACGCTCTACGTCGCCGGGCAGGTCGCCCTCGACAAGGACGGCAAGCTCGTCGGGCCGGGCGACATCGTGGCGCAGTTCAGGCAGATCTGCCAGAACCTCAAGGCTGTGCTGCTGGCGCGCGCGGGCCAGCTCAACGACGTCGTGAAGCTCACCATCTTCGTCCTCGACAAGTCGGCGTACAAGGCGCGCGCCAAGGAGATCGGCCCCGTCTACCGCGAGTTCTTCGGCCGGCACTACCCCGCCATGACGTTCCTCGAGGTCAAGGGCCTCTACGACGACGACCAGGGCTGCCTCATCGAGATCGAGGCCGTGGCCGTGGTGGACTGA
- a CDS encoding DUF488 family protein codes for MLRTKRVYDKPLRADGTRVLVMRLWPRGIKGKAVDLWLKDLGAEVTNLRAFKAGRIGWPEMRRRYVAGLKREPAASALGRLRAMVKRGRVTVLCSCEDEKRCHRSLLRAALGVLLIVGLLAPPVLAEHEAQYRYTVLGYVKDAAGRPRKGVGLEVTRQKTGLSYKGETDAAGLYVIVTRLADESRGEGLLVRAGPASLRITARLDPADHKSERGTRVDFTGGKATERPKLFTATLKQFLSK; via the coding sequence ATGCTGCGGACCAAGCGCGTCTACGACAAGCCTCTGCGGGCCGACGGGACGCGCGTGCTCGTGATGCGGCTCTGGCCGCGCGGCATCAAGGGGAAAGCCGTCGATCTATGGCTGAAAGACCTTGGCGCCGAGGTCACCAATCTCCGCGCCTTCAAGGCGGGGCGCATCGGCTGGCCCGAGATGCGGCGCCGCTACGTGGCCGGCCTCAAGCGCGAGCCGGCGGCCTCCGCGCTCGGGCGCCTCCGGGCGATGGTGAAGCGGGGCCGCGTCACCGTCCTCTGCTCCTGCGAGGACGAGAAGCGCTGCCACAGGAGCCTGCTCCGCGCCGCCCTCGGCGTTCTTCTGATCGTCGGCCTCCTCGCGCCGCCGGTCTTGGCCGAGCACGAGGCGCAGTACCGCTACACCGTGCTGGGCTATGTCAAGGACGCCGCCGGCAGGCCGCGGAAGGGGGTCGGGCTCGAGGTCACCCGCCAGAAGACGGGACTGTCCTACAAGGGCGAGACCGACGCCGCCGGGCTCTACGTCATCGTCACCCGCCTGGCCGACGAGAGCCGCGGCGAGGGGCTGCTGGTCCGCGCGGGACCGGCCAGCCTGCGGATCACCGCCCGCCTCGACCCGGCAGACCACAAGAGCGAGCGGGGCACGCGGGTGGACTTCACGGGCGGCAAGGCGACCGAGCGCCCGAAGCTCTTCACCGCGACCCTCAAGCAATTCCTGAGCAAGTGA
- a CDS encoding YbjQ family protein encodes MPIPRQWVTTAFTFDGYRIAANRGVVRGITVRSRNILVNFGAMIQTLFGGNITLYTELCERAREEAFQLMLEHAAAAGANAIIGMRYDANDVAPGVTEVLAYGTAVVIEPPPPPR; translated from the coding sequence ATGCCCATCCCCCGCCAGTGGGTCACCACGGCCTTCACCTTCGACGGCTACCGGATCGCCGCCAACCGTGGTGTGGTCCGGGGCATCACGGTGCGCTCCCGCAACATCCTCGTCAACTTCGGCGCCATGATCCAGACGCTCTTCGGCGGCAACATCACGCTGTACACGGAGCTGTGCGAGCGGGCGCGCGAGGAAGCCTTCCAGCTCATGCTCGAGCACGCCGCGGCCGCGGGCGCCAACGCCATCATCGGCATGCGCTACGACGCCAACGACGTGGCGCCGGGCGTGACCGAGGTCCTGGCGTACGGCACGGCGGTCGTCATCGAGCCTCCGCCGCCCCCGCGCTAG